A single genomic interval of Paralichthys olivaceus isolate ysfri-2021 chromosome 7, ASM2471397v2, whole genome shotgun sequence harbors:
- the LOC109624454 gene encoding beta-1,3-galactosyl-O-glycosyl-glycoprotein beta-1,6-N-acetylglucosaminyltransferase 3, translating to MVIHEKIEMFERLLRALYAPQNIYCVHVDQKSSKDFREAVQAIVACFPNVFIASKSESVIYASWSRVQADLNCMTDLLKSPVKWRYLLNTCGTDFPIKTNGEMVKVLKILNGRNSMETEAANDYKKGRWQYHHNVADGVIRTDVMKSPPPISSPMFTGNAYVVVSRAFVTHVMQDTEVQKLLEWVKDTYSPDEHLWATLQRMPSVPGSTPANNKYDVTDMQAFARVVKWGYLAGDVKNGAPYPHCTGVYRRSVCVYGAGDLQWLLSQKHLLANKFDVEVDEIAIRCLETVLRFRASGLDPLLTDESSTIL from the coding sequence ATGGTGATCCATGAGAAAATTGAAATGTTTGAGCGACTTCTTCGAGCACTTTATGCACCTCAGAACATCTACTGTGTGCACGTGGACCAAAAGTCCTCCAAAGATTTCCGGGAGGCCGTGCAGGCTATTGTTGCCTGTTTCCCCAATGTGTTTATAGCTAGTAAATCAGAGAGTGTGATTTATGCCTCATGGTCCCGTGTGCAGGCAGATCTGAACTGCATGACAGATCTGTTGAAGTCACCCGTAAAGTGGAGGTACCTGCTCAACACATGTGGGACCGACTTCCCGATAAAAACCAATGGAGAGATGGTTAAAGTACTCAAGATTCTAAATGGAAGAAACAGTATGGAGACTGAGGCGGCCAATGACTACAAGAAAGGCCGTTGGCAGTATCATCACAATGTTGCAGACGGTGTCATCAGGACAGATGTGATGAAAAGTCCTCCACCGATTAGCAGCCCGATGTTCACAGGGAATGCCTATGTTGTGGTCTCAAGAGCCTTTGTGACACATGTGATGCAGGACACAGAGGTTCAGAAACTCCTGGAGTGGGTGAAGGACACATACAGCCCTGACGAGCACTTGTGGGCCACTCTACAGAGGATGCCCTCTGTACCCGGATCAACGCCTGCCAACAACAAGTATGATGTAACAGACATGCAGGCCTTCGCTCGTGTGGTGAAGTGGGGCTATTTGGCAGGTGATGTAAAAAATGGAGCTCCGTATCCTCATTGCACTGGTGTTTACAGACGCTCCGTTTGTGTGTATGGAGCTGGTGACCTCCAGTGGCTGCTGAGTCAAAAACACCTTCTTGCAAATAAGTTTGATGTTGAGGTTGACGAGATTGCGATCAGATGTTTGGAGACAGTATTGCGTTTCAGAGCTTCAGGTCTTGACCCACTGCTAACAGATGAATCTTCTACcattttgtaa
- the LOC109624188 gene encoding proprotein convertase subtilisin/kexin type 5, producing MRSVIACLLLVLCSARFIVGKPASSPSCPSGRFMLKSQCVLCHPTCSECVGHELFECTTCGVDEDGQERFLHQGRCRTHCPRGLYPDRGHYACLPCITNCELCTDGNICAKCRENYKLQNGVCQTASCNTGQVQDPDTGECIDCEMGCKTCSTDDPEICSSCLEGYFLFRHQCRRHCPQSTYEDWGRGECLSCPALCTDCRSNTRCLACQPGYFLHGGECIKQCPQQTFSDSSGWRCQPCQSSCQTCYGPRSTDCELCIGGNPSLHGQCPLVNCPLGQYFDGENSECHTCDASCKICFGPQAQDCSSCFKGYFLDQDSSCVTQCPSGSYANSASQLCQDCSPNCEACIGTSDNCVSCAKGSYRLFLHQGRCWSNCPEGFFGTAEGSCEACDSSCLTCDGIKSQCLSCADGYYLGSGMCRLNCSLRTYPADDGTCRRCPPHCDVCSDDRTCFKCSFLYLMLNGVCKASCPMGYYEDMEEGRCGQCHPTCASCSGPLADDCETCSTFSPKLYKGACSKVCLTGTYYETEALECQECHQTCMSCSGPDANQCTQCEKGLVLDPNTLLCGVTGDTDCPPGTYLHDNQFTCMGCHQHCYSCAGPDNYECQTCLVPKYLHNRTCVSECPAGSYNTRQEADGQELGFCLPCEHVCSTCTGASARDCVTCSPGHLRLLHLCVTHCPTGYYKDGSHCEKCDQSCELCTGPGPNSCRACPPPLLELQGTKLCVESCPHHFYQLHDMCKQCHMSCQTCMDASPQSCLTCDWGSTLKDKVCYPRCEEGRYFSDEETCEPCDSSCWHCTGPGTDQCLTCHRDSALHAVESRCARCCQAGGNDTDCCVCDSRSALCVEAPQPKSGDDQRAGVNMSSRPLNHTSVALPISLLLALALALAVFALVRAHSWKRLCWGQSYERLSGTASVNMPHGVPEPDSGDEVDVVYTSRGGSVYRRYSFIHEQDTDADQDVDESTCLNQS from the exons ATGAGGTCGGTGATCGCCTGTCTGCTGCTCGTCCTCTGCTCTGCGAGATTTATTGTGGGTAAACCAGCCTCGTCGCCCTCCTGTCCGAGCGGACGGTTCATGCTGAAGAGCCAGTGTGTCCTCTGTCATCCCACCTGCTCCGAGTGCGTCGGACATGAGCTGTTTGAATGTACTACCTGTGGAGTTG atgaAGATGGACAGGAACGTTTCCTCCACCAAGGTCGCTGTCGAACACATTGCCCCCGGGGACTCTATCCTGACAGGGGTCACTATGCCTGCCTGCCCTGCATCACCAATTGTGAACTCTGCACAGATGGCAACATATGTGCCAAATGCCGGGAAAACTACAAACTCCAGAATGGGGTCTGCCAAACGGCATCCTGTAACACGG GGCAGGTGCAGGACCCTGATACAGGAGAGTGCATTGACTGTGAGATGGGCTGTAAAACGTGTTCCACAG ACGACCCTGagatctgcagcagctgtcTTGAAGGTTACTTCCT tttcagacacCAGTGTCGCAGACACTGTCCCCAGAGCACCTATGAGGACTGGGGCAGGGGCGAGTGTTTATCCTGCCCAGCTCTGTGCACAGATTGCAGGAGCAACACACGCTGCCTTGCCTGCCAGCCTGGTTACTTCCTCCACG GAGGTgagtgcatcaaacagtgtccaCAGCAAACCTTCAGTGACTCCAGTGGGTGGCGCTGTCAGCCTTGCCAAAGCTCATGCCAGACATGCTATGGACCCCGATCAACAGACTGTGAGCTATGTATTGGTGGGAACCCTTCTCTGCACGGGCAGTGCCCTCTGGTTAACTGCCCATTGGGACAGTACTTTGACG GGGAAAATAGTGAATGTCACACGTGTGATGCATCCTGTAAGATCTGCTTTGGTCCTCAAGCACAGGATTGTTCTTCTTGTTTCAAAG ggtATTTCTTGGACCAGGACAGTTCTTGTGTTACGCAGTGTCCATCTGGCTCCTATGCAAACTCAGCATCTCAGCTGTGTCAGGACTGCTCGCCAAACTGTGAGGCCTGTATAGGCACCAGTGATAACTGCGTCAGCTGCGCCAAAGGCAGCTATAGACTTTTTCTCCACCAGGGTCGCTGCTGGTCTAATTGCCCAGA AGGTTTCTTTGGGACAGCTGAGGGTTCATGTGAAGCCTGTGACAGCTCCTGTCTGACATGTGATGGGATCAAGTCACAGTGTCTGTCCTGTGCTGATGGCTACTACTTAGGCAGCGGTATGTGTAGACTTAACTGCTCACTGCGGACGTACCCTGCGGATGATGGAACATGCAGACGCTGTCCACCGCACTGTGACGTTTGCTCAGATGACAGAACCTGTTTCA AATGCAGTTTCCTCTACTTGATGCTGAATGGTGTGTGTAAAGCTAGTTGTCCCATGGGCTACTATGAGGATATGGAGGAGGGCCGGTGCGGTCAGTGCCATCCTACCTGTGCCAGCTGTTCAGGGCCCTTGGCAGATGACTGTGAGACCTGCTCAACATTTAGCCCAAAACTCTACAAGGGTGCTTGCTCCAAGGTCTGCCTCACTGGTACTTACTATGAAACTGAAGCTTTGGAATGTCAAG AATGCCACCAGACTTGTATGAGCTGCTCCGGCCCAGATGCAAACCAGTGCACACAGTGCGAGAAGGGACTTGTGTTGGATCCAAACACACTGTTGTGTGGCGTGACAGGCGACACAGACTGCCCACCAGGGACCTACCTGCATGATAACCAGTTCACCTGCATGGGTTGCCACCAACACTGCTACTCTTGTGCAGGGCCAGACAACTATGAATGCCAGACATGTCTCGTCCCCAAATACCTACACA acaggacctgtgtgagcgaGTGTCCGGCTGGTTCATACAACACAAGGCAGGAAGCTGATGGACAGGAGCTTGGATTCTGTTTGCCTTGTGAACATGTTTGTTCCACCTGCACTGGGGCATCAGCCAGAGATTGTGTAACTTGTTCTCCGGGACACCTGCGGCTCCTTCATCTCTGTGTCACTCATTGTCCCACAGg GTATTACAAAGACGGATCCCACTGTGAGAAATGTGACCAGTCCTGTGAGCTGTGTACAGGACCAGGGCCCAATTCCTGCAGAGCatgtccacctcctctcctgGAGCTGCAAGGCACCAAGCTGTGTGTTGAGAGCTGCCCTCACCACTTCTATCAGCTCCATGACATGTGCAAACAGTGCCACATGAGCTGTCAGACCTGCATGG ATGCCTCACCTCAGAGCTGCCTGACGTGTGACTGGGGCAGCACTCTTAAGGATAAAGTCTGCTATCCACGTTGTGAGGAGGGACGATACTTTTCAGATGAG GAAACCTGTGAGCCATGTGACAGCTCATGTTGGCATTGTACTGGCCCCGGAACAGACCAGTGTCTGACTTGTCACCGTGATTCTGCTCTTCACGCTGTGGAGAGCCGCTGTGCCCGCTGCTGTCAGGCTGGAGGGAATGACACTGATTGCTGTGTTTGTGACAGTCGCTCAG CTCTGTGTGTGGAGGCCCCCCAACCCAAGTCAGGAGATGACCAGAGAGCAGGTGTGAATATGTCCTCCAGACCTCTGAATCACACCTCAGTCGCCTTACCTATTTCCCTGTTGCTGGCTCTGGCGTTGGCTCTGGCCGTTTTTGCCCTGGTCAGAGCTCACTCTTGGAAAAGGCTTTGCTGGGGCCAGAGCTACGAAAGACTGAGCGGCACTGCCAGTGTCAACATGCCCCACGGTGTACCTGAGCCAGACAGTGGTGATGAGGTAGACGTGGTGTACACCAGCAGAGGTGGATCAGTCTATCGACGCTACAGCTTCATCCATGAGCAGGACACTGATGCAGACCAGGATGTGGATGAGAGCACTTGTCTCAACCAATCTTAA